The Dama dama isolate Ldn47 chromosome 3, ASM3311817v1, whole genome shotgun sequence genome has a segment encoding these proteins:
- the ASIC1 gene encoding acid-sensing ion channel 1 isoform X1, with amino-acid sequence MPIQIFCSVSFSSGEEAPGPLGDVWGPCQRQQRDSSDSEEEEEEKEKEAERKEARAGDSPMDLVAFANRCTLHGANHIFVEGGPGPRQALWAVAFVLALGAFLCQVGDRVAYYLSYPHVTLLDEVATTELAFPAVTLCNTNAVRLSQLSYPDLLYLAPMLGLDESDDPGVPLAPPGPEAFSGEPFNLHRFYNRSCHRLEDMLLYCSYCGGPCGPHNFSVVFTRYGKCYTFNSGRDGRPRLKTMKGGTGNGLEIMLDIQQDEYLPVWGETDETSFEAGIKVQIHSQDEPPFIDQLGFGVAPGFQTFVACQEQRLIYLPPPWGTCKAVTMDLDFFDSYSITACRIDCETRYLVENCNCRMVHMPGDAPYCTPEQYKECADPALDFLVEKDQEYCVCEMPCNLTRYGKELSMVKIPSKASAKYLAKKFNKSEQYIGENILVLDIFFEVLNYETIEQKKAYEIAGLLGDIGGQMGLFIGASILTVLELFDYAYEVIKHKLCRRGKCQKEAKRSSADKGVALSLDDVKRHNPCESLRGHPAGMTYAANILPHHPARGTFEDFTC; translated from the exons ATGCCCATCCAGATCTTCTGctccgtgtcattctcctctggAGAGGAGGCCCCTGGGCCCTTGGGAGATGTATGGGGTCCCTGTCAGCGCCAACAGCGGGACAGCTCAGactcagaagaggaggaagaagagaaggaaaaggaggcagagaggaaggaggcCAGAGCGGGGGACTCACCGATGGACCTGGTGGCCTTCGCCAACCGCTGTACCCTCCACGGCGCCAACCACATCTTCGTGGAGGGGGGTCCTGGGCCGCGGCAGGCCCTGTGGGCAGTGGCCTTTGTCCTGGCACTGGGCGCCTTCCTGTGCCAGGTAGGGGATCGAGTTGCCTATTACCTCAGCTACCCACATGTGACTCTGCTAGACGAAGTGGCCACCACGGAGCTGGCCTTCCCGGCGGTCACCCTCTGCAACACCAATGCCGTGAGGCTGTCCCAGCTCAGCTACCCCGACCTGCTGTACCTGGCCCCCATGCTGGGGCTGGACGAAAGCGACGACCCGGGGGTGCCGCTCGCACCCCCAGGGCCCGAGGCCTTCTCGGGGGAGCCCTTTAACCTGCACCGCTTCTACAATCGCTCCTGTCACCGGCTGGAAGACATGCTGCTCTACTGCTCCTACTGCGGGGGGCCCTGTGGCCCTCACAACTTCTCGGTG GTCTTCACTCGGTATGGAAAGTGCTACACGTTCAACTCTGGCCGAGATGGGCGCCCGCGGCTGAAGACCATGAAGGGTGGGACGGGCAACGGGCTGGAGATCATGCTGGACATTCAGCAGGATGAGTACCTGCCCGTGTGGGGGGAAACCG ATGAGACGTCCTTCGAAGCAGGCATCAAAGTGCAGATCCACAGTCAGGATGAACCTCCCTTCATCGACCAGCTGGGCTTTGGCGTAGCCCCAGGGTTCCAGACCTTTGTGGCCTGCCAAGAGCAGCGG CTCATCTACCTGCCCCCGCCCTGGGGCACCTGCAAAGCTGTTACCATGGACTTGGATTTCTTCGACTCCTACAGCATTACGGCCTGCCGCATCGACTGTGAGACACGCTACCTGGTGGAGAACTGTAACTGCCGCATGGTGCACATGCCAG GGGACGCCCCATACTGCACTCCAGAGCAATACAAGGAGTGTGCAGATCCTGCTCTGG ACTTCCTGGTGGAGAAGGACCAGGAGTACTGTGTGTGTGAAATGCCCTGCAACCTGACCCGCTATGGCAAGGAGCTGTCCATGGTCAAGATCCCCAGCAAAGCATCAGCCAAATACTTGGCCAAGAAGTTCAACAAGTCTGAGCAGTACATAGG GGAGAACATCCTGGTGCTGGACATTTTCTTTGAAGTCCTCAACTATGAGACCATCGAGCAGAAGAAGGCCTACGAGATTGCAGGGCTCCTGG GTGACATTGGAGGCCAAATGGGGCTGTTCATCGGGGCCAGCATCCTCACTGTGCTGGAACTCTTTGACTACGCCTATGag GTCATAAAACACAAGCTGTGCAGAAGAGGGAAGTGCCAGAAGGAGGCCAAAAGGAGCAGCGCGGACAAGGGCGTGGCCCTCAGCCTGGATGACGTCAAAAGACAC AACCCGTGCGAGAGCCTCCGGGGCCATCCTGCCGGG